Sequence from the Cellulomonas fimi ATCC 484 genome:
GGACAGGGGCACCCTACGTGCGGCGCGCGGCCGGTCGGACGGCCGGGACGCGTGCCCATCCGCAGCGAGAGGAGGACCTCGATGACCGTCGCGTACCCCACGTGGCAGGCCGGGACGTCCCTGCTCGCCTGCTCGACGGACCCGACGGGCCACGGCCCGGTCGCCGGCCCGACGGACGTGCGACCCGAGGTGCCCCTCGTGCCGGCCTGATCCTCCCGACCAGGTCGCCACGAGGGCCGTTCCCCGACACGGGGGACGGCCCTCGTCGTCGTCCCACCCGCGCGAGAGAAGGAGACCGCCGGGGCCCGCAGGGCTCCGGTGCAGAGGTTCGAGTCCTCTGCTCGCGACCCACCCCAGACCACCGCTCAGCCGTGCAGGAAGGAGACCGTCGTGGTCCGCATCGTCAACGAGTCCCTGGCCGCCGGTGGCGGCCACCTGTCCGTCGCCGACCGGCGCCGGGCCGCCCGCCGTCTGGAACGCCGCCAGGCCGCGAACCCGCTGCGTCGCGTGCAGCTCGCGTGCGAGGAGCACACCCAGCGTGACGCGGTCGCGGTCGTCGGCGACCACGTGTGGTGCGACGCGCACGGCGACTTCTCGCGCGTCGTGCACGTCGTCGAGTGAACCCGGCCCGCGGGTCAGCGGGCGAGCCGCCGGGACGGTCCCGGGCGGTCGTGTCGTGCGACGAGGAGGTGAGCGCATGTCCGGGGTGCTGGTCCTGAACGCGGGGTACGAGCCGCTGCAGCGCGTGAGCCTCGCGCACGCGGTCCGGATGCTGCACCGGCAGGTCGCGGTCGTGGAGCAGGCCGTCGAGGGGCGGATGTTCGGGCCCTACCCGCTGCCGGCGGTGCTGCGGCTCGTGCGGTACGTGCAGATGCGCTGGCGGCACGCGCACGGCGCCCCGCAGTGGTCCCGGACGGGGCTGCTGCTGCGGGACGGCCGGACGTGCGCGTACTGCGGTGCGCGGGGGGCGGACACCGTCGACCACGTGCGGCCGCGCAGCCGCGGGGGCGCCGACTCGTGGCTCAACACCGTGACCGCGTGCGGGCGGTGCAACAACCGGAAGCGGGACCGCACGCCCGAGGAGGCCGGGATGCGGCTGCGGTACGCGCCGCGCGTCCCGACGTTCGCCGAGCTGCTCGGCACCTGATCCCGTGGCCCGGGTCCGTGCGACCGGGGCCACGGGATCCGTGCGTCAGGGGCGCGCGAGACCCGCGAGCAGGTCGAGGACCGTGCGGCCCACGACCGACTCCTCCTGCGGGACGCCCGGGTCCTGCGCGAGGAGCGCGGCCACGGCCGCCCCGGACCGCAGGTCGACGCGCACCTGGCCCTGGAACCCGACGCCCCAGCCCTGCGTCATGACGCGTGCCACGGGCGAGCCGCCGACGAAGACGCCGAGACCCACTCCGAGGTCGTCCGGGTCGGACAGCATCGCCGCCGCGGTCCCGGGGTCGAGCACGACGGCACGTGCGTCGCCCGTCCACGCGCGCAGCAGGTCCTCGAGGAGCACGGCCACGTCCGTCGGCGCGGACCACAGCCCGGACGCGGCCGGGCCGGCGTAGTGCACGCGCCCGCCGTCGACGCGCGTCCCGTCGGCGTGGTGCCCGGCGCAGGCGGACCCCGCGACACGGGCCAGGGTCGCCGCGCGCGGGCCGCCGGTGACCGTCTCGCCGGCCCAGAACGCGGTGCGCAGCAGACCCAGCGGCTCGACGACCGCCCGGTGCATCGCGTCGGCGAACGGCTCGCCCGTGGCGACCTCCACGACCCGCTCCACGAGGCAGTAGCCGGCGTCCGAGTACGCGAAGGCCGTGCCGGGCGGGCGGGTCACGCGGACGGGGCCGTCGTGGTGGGCCGTCGACCCGGCGAGCACGTCGGCGGTCCGGGGAGCGGGGGAGGCCGTCGGCGTGAAGGAGCCCGGCGCGTCCTCGACGCCGCCCCGGTGGGCCAACAGCTGGCGGACGGTCGGGCCGACGCCGTGCGGCACCGCGACGTCGACGACGTCGCGCACGTCGGCGTCGAGGTCCAGCACACCGTCGCGCGCGAGGCGCAGGACGCCGACAGCCGTCACCGTCTTGGCCATGGAGCACAGGTGGAAGGGGGTCGTCGCGTCGGCGGCGCGGCCCGAGCGCACGTCCGCCGAACCTGCGACGCGGATGCCTCCGCGGCCGTCGAGCGTGACCGCGACCGTCGCGAGAGCAGGTGACGGACAGGGGGCCTCGGGGGTGCTGGGCGGGGTGTCCACGACCGGCAGTGAAGCACCGGGCGCCGACATCGCCGCACGTCACCGCACATGACCGCCCGGGCCGGGCGGGTCCGGCGGCGGCGTGGCGAGGGTTGACCGACCGCTCGCCGAGGAGTTGGGTCGGCGACGGGGGTGGTGATGAGCCGCGACGACCGCGTCGCCTACTGGGACAGCCAGGCGCCGAGCTACGACCGCACGACGGCGTGGCTCGAGCGGCGCGTGCTGGAGGGCGCGCGTGCGTGGGTCGGCGAGCGGGTTCGCGGTCGCACGCTCGAGGTCGCCGTCGGCACCGGCGCGACCGTGCCGCACTACGCCGACCGTGCCGACGAGGTCGTCGCGGTGGACCAGAGCCCCGCGATGCTCGACCTCGCCCGACGGCGCACCCGCGGGCTGGGCGCGGTGACGCTGCTCCGGGCCGACGCGGCCGCGCTGCCGTTCGAGGACGCCACGTTCGACACCGTGGTGTGCACGTTCGCGCTGTGCTGCGTGGACGACGAGGTCGCCGTGCTGCGCGAGCTCGCGCGCGTCGTGCGTCCGGACGGTGCCGTCCTCCTCGCGGACCACGTGGTGTCGTCGGCGGCGCTGCTGCGTGGTGTCCAGCGCCTGCTCGACGTCGGCGGTCGCGCGCACGGCGAGCACCACCGGCGACGGCCCCTGGACCGGCTGGCCGAGGCCGGGCTGGTCGCGACCGAGCACTCCGCGACGCGCTACCGGATCGTCGAGCGGGTCGCCGCGCGACGTGCCTGAGCACGGCCGCCGCGGTCCAGCAGGCAGCGGCGCGGCCGCGCCGACGGTGGCCCGCGGGCCGGGCCTCAGGGCAGCGGGCGGCGCATCGCGAAGTTCGTGAGGCTCACACCCCGGACCACCGGCTGGTGCTCGCGTTCCACGCGGAACCCGTGCGCCTCGAAGAACGGCCGTGCGGTCAGGCTCGCCCGCGTCGTCATCGACGTCGCACCGAGCCGGACGGCCTCGTCGTGCGCCCACGCCAGCAGCGCGCGCCCCACGCCGCGCCGGGCGGCGTCCGGGTCGACGAACATCATGTCGACGTACCCGTCGGCGTCGACGTCCGTGAACCCCACGACCCGGCCGTCGAGCGTGGCGACGACCGTCCGCCGGGCGGCGCGGCGCACGGCCCACGCGGCCAGGTCGGGGTCGGCCGGAGCCCACGCGGCGAGCTGCTCGGGCGTGTAGTCGGCGGCGGCGGTCACGTGGACCGCGCGGCGGAAGACGGCGAGGGTCGCCGCGTCGTCGGGGACCCCGGCAGGGCCGTCGGGGTCGTAGGGGCGGACGAGGATCGGCACCCGGTCACGGTAACGGCGGAGGCCGCCCGGTCGGTGTCGCACCGTCGCCGTCCGCGCAGACGCCGACGGCGGCGCCCCGGAAGGAGCGCCGCCGTCAGCGGTGAGTCGGGAGGACCGTCAGAACGGCATCTCCGTGGTGATCTGGTCCGCCGGGGGCGCCTCGACCGGCGCGCCCGCGCCGAAGTTGGAGAACGTCGTCGTGGTGGTCGTGCCGGCCACGTCGAACGCGACCTGACGGATCAGGTCGTCCGCGTCGATCCAGTACGTGTACGTGATGGTCTCGGGCAGCGCGGCCGCACCGTCGGCACCGAGCGACGACTGCAGCTCCGGCGCGATCTTCGTGGTGTCGACGACGACCTCGTAGACCTGCGTGTCCGTGCCGTCGATCGCCTCGGAGTCACCCGTCGCGGTCACGCTGACCAGGGCCGCCTCGAGGTTCGCGACGCCGGCCGACGCCGACAGGTCCTCGCCGAGCGTCGAGAACGCCGCACCGAACGGGTTCGACGGGTCGTTGGGGTCGACCTGCAGGAACAGACCGCCCGACAGCTCCGCGAGGTTGAGGTAGAGCATCCCGCCGACCATGCGGACCTCGATGTCGCCGGTCTCGGCCGTCGACATGCGGATCGCCATGTCCTGCTTGCCGTCGGCGGTGCTGACCGAACCCGTCGCGGAGCTGGCGGCCGCGCCCGTCGTGGTCATCGCGATGTCGTAGGACGTCACGTCCTTCTGCGCCGCGGTGAGGCGGGCGACGAAGTCCTCGGTCGTCAGCTCGGCGACCTCGGGGGTCGGCGTCGGCGTGGACTTCTCCGACGAGGCCGAGGTCTTCTCGGCGGACGGGCTGTCGGAGCCACCACCGCACGCGGCGAGCGTGGCGGTGAGGAGCACAGCGGCGGGCAGGGCGAACAGACGCGAACGAAGCACTGAGAAGTCTCCTGGATGAACGCCGCGACGTCGGGCGGACACCCCCACGGCCGCACGGCGGCGCGGCGCACGACGGTCAACATCCTGCCACCTGTGAGAACGCTGTGACAGCCCGTTTCGTCCGTCTCACCCGGTCGGCCGACGCCGCCGCCGGCCCGCCCCGCAGGCTGCGGTGGTGTCGCGACGCCCGGCGTGTCCGGTACGGTCCTCCGTCCGTACCCCCGCGCGCGGTCGACCGACGGCGGCGCACGCCGGGGCCCCGGAGCGGCGAGGGAGGTGCGCGTGCGGTGCACGGGACGGGCGCGACGCCCGTGATCGAGCGGTTCGACGACGTCCTCGCCGCCGCGCGCGACGGGTCCGGCGACGCGTTCACCGTCATCTGGCACGACCTCGTGCGTCCCGTCGCCGCCTTCCTGCGCTCGCGCGGCGTCGACGACGTCGACGACCTCACCAACGAGGTGTTCCTGTCGGTGTTCACCGGGCTCGCGCGCTTCCGGGGCGACCAGGCCGCGTTCCGGTCGTGGGTGTTCACGATCGCGCACCGCCGCGCCGTCGACTCCTGGCGCCGTCGCGCCCGGAGCGTCGCGGTCGAGCCGCTCGGCGACGACGACGAGGGCACGCCCGTGCCGAGCGCCGAGGACGGTGCGCTCGACACGCTGTCGCGCGAGCGGGTGCTCGCGGTGCTCGGCACGCTCACCGAGGAGCAGCGGGACGTCCTGACGCTGCGCGTCGTCGCGGACCTGACGATCGAGCAGGTCGCGGAGGTCGTCGGCAAGCAGGTCGGCGCCGTCAAGGCGCTGCAGCGCCGTGGTCTGGCGGCGGTCCGCCGGACCCTGGAGCGGGAGGGCGTACCCCTGTGAGCCGGTTCGACGATGACCAGGACGTGCGGCACCTCCACGACGACGATCTGCTGGCCGGCCGGGACGTCCCGGGCGAGCCGGCGCTGTCGTCGTTCCTCGCCGCGCTGCGCTCGACCGCGCACGACGAGCCGCCCGCACCGTCGGCCGCGCTCGCGGCCCTGCTGCGCGACGGGCTGACGCCCGGCGCTGACGGCACCGTGGCCGGGGGTGCCGAGGCTGCGGGCCTCGGGGCCGACGGTGGTGCCCGGGTCGTGGACCTCGCGGAGCGCTCGCGGGCACGCCGCCCCGGACGCCGCACCGCTCGCCGTGCGGGCGCCGCCGCCGCGGCCGCGCTCGTGCTCAAGGTCGGCATCGGGGCGGCTGCCGCCGCCGCGGCCGTCGTGGGCACCGCGCAGCTCGACGGCGCCCCGGCCGTCGTGCGGGAGCCGGCGCGGGCGGTCGTCG
This genomic interval carries:
- a CDS encoding HNH endonuclease encodes the protein MSGVLVLNAGYEPLQRVSLAHAVRMLHRQVAVVEQAVEGRMFGPYPLPAVLRLVRYVQMRWRHAHGAPQWSRTGLLLRDGRTCAYCGARGADTVDHVRPRSRGGADSWLNTVTACGRCNNRKRDRTPEEAGMRLRYAPRVPTFAELLGT
- a CDS encoding serine hydrolase domain-containing protein, translating into MDTPPSTPEAPCPSPALATVAVTLDGRGGIRVAGSADVRSGRAADATTPFHLCSMAKTVTAVGVLRLARDGVLDLDADVRDVVDVAVPHGVGPTVRQLLAHRGGVEDAPGSFTPTASPAPRTADVLAGSTAHHDGPVRVTRPPGTAFAYSDAGYCLVERVVEVATGEPFADAMHRAVVEPLGLLRTAFWAGETVTGGPRAATLARVAGSACAGHHADGTRVDGGRVHYAGPAASGLWSAPTDVAVLLEDLLRAWTGDARAVVLDPGTAAAMLSDPDDLGVGLGVFVGGSPVARVMTQGWGVGFQGQVRVDLRSGAAVAALLAQDPGVPQEESVVGRTVLDLLAGLARP
- a CDS encoding class I SAM-dependent methyltransferase, translating into MSRDDRVAYWDSQAPSYDRTTAWLERRVLEGARAWVGERVRGRTLEVAVGTGATVPHYADRADEVVAVDQSPAMLDLARRRTRGLGAVTLLRADAAALPFEDATFDTVVCTFALCCVDDEVAVLRELARVVRPDGAVLLADHVVSSAALLRGVQRLLDVGGRAHGEHHRRRPLDRLAEAGLVATEHSATRYRIVERVAARRA
- a CDS encoding GNAT family N-acetyltransferase encodes the protein MPILVRPYDPDGPAGVPDDAATLAVFRRAVHVTAAADYTPEQLAAWAPADPDLAAWAVRRAARRTVVATLDGRVVGFTDVDADGYVDMMFVDPDAARRGVGRALLAWAHDEAVRLGATSMTTRASLTARPFFEAHGFRVEREHQPVVRGVSLTNFAMRRPLP
- a CDS encoding RNA polymerase sigma factor, with the translated sequence MHGTGATPVIERFDDVLAAARDGSGDAFTVIWHDLVRPVAAFLRSRGVDDVDDLTNEVFLSVFTGLARFRGDQAAFRSWVFTIAHRRAVDSWRRRARSVAVEPLGDDDEGTPVPSAEDGALDTLSRERVLAVLGTLTEEQRDVLTLRVVADLTIEQVAEVVGKQVGAVKALQRRGLAAVRRTLEREGVPL